In Sphingobium sp. B2D3C, a genomic segment contains:
- a CDS encoding NAD(P)/FAD-dependent oxidoreductase — protein MGKPKIVVLGAGLGGTIAAYEIKAAVKDKADILTVSDSETYSFVPSNPWVAVRWRQPEAIQVHLPPVFARKEIGFTSVGAKRVHPVEKRIELNDGTSIDYDYLIIATGPDLAFDEIEGLGPHDGHTVSVCQTAHAAAAADQFDAFCEKPGPIVVGAVQAASCFGPAYEFALILDTELRKRKIRDKVPMTFVTSEPYIGHLGLGGVGDTKGLLESEMRNRHIKWITNAKVSKVEAGMMHVDEFDEDGTVKKSHDLPFGFSMMLPAFRGAAAVRGIEGLTNPRGFILVDKHQRNPAFPEIFALGVCVAIPPTGPTPVPVGVPKTGFMIESMVTAIAANLAAIIDGKEATAEATWNAVCLADFGDGGVAFVAQPQIPPRNVNWSSSGKWVHLAKVGFEKYFLRKVRRGESEPFYEKLALHVMGIRKLRF, from the coding sequence GACAAGGCCGACATCCTGACGGTCTCCGACTCGGAGACCTATAGTTTCGTTCCGTCTAACCCTTGGGTTGCCGTGCGATGGCGCCAGCCTGAAGCCATTCAGGTCCATCTTCCGCCCGTCTTCGCCAGGAAGGAGATCGGCTTCACATCGGTCGGGGCAAAGCGGGTTCATCCAGTCGAGAAGCGCATCGAGCTGAACGACGGCACGTCCATCGATTATGACTATCTGATCATCGCCACCGGCCCTGATCTTGCCTTCGACGAGATTGAGGGGCTGGGGCCTCATGACGGCCATACCGTGTCGGTCTGCCAGACGGCGCATGCTGCTGCGGCTGCTGACCAGTTCGACGCATTCTGCGAGAAGCCCGGACCTATCGTGGTCGGCGCGGTGCAGGCCGCATCCTGCTTCGGTCCAGCCTACGAGTTCGCGCTCATTCTCGACACCGAGCTGCGCAAGCGCAAAATTCGCGACAAGGTACCCATGACCTTCGTTACCTCCGAGCCCTATATCGGTCATCTCGGCCTCGGCGGTGTGGGCGACACCAAGGGGCTGCTCGAGAGCGAGATGCGCAACCGCCACATCAAGTGGATCACCAATGCCAAGGTCTCCAAGGTCGAGGCCGGCATGATGCATGTCGATGAGTTTGACGAGGACGGCACCGTCAAGAAGTCGCACGACCTGCCGTTCGGCTTCTCGATGATGCTTCCTGCCTTCCGTGGGGCAGCAGCAGTGCGCGGGATCGAGGGACTCACCAATCCGCGCGGTTTCATCCTGGTCGACAAGCATCAGCGCAATCCTGCCTTCCCGGAGATCTTCGCGCTCGGGGTCTGTGTTGCCATCCCGCCAACGGGACCGACCCCGGTTCCGGTAGGCGTGCCCAAGACCGGCTTCATGATCGAGAGCATGGTAACGGCGATTGCCGCCAATCTCGCGGCGATCATCGACGGCAAGGAAGCAACTGCCGAGGCCACTTGGAACGCTGTTTGCCTCGCCGACTTTGGTGACGGTGGCGTCGCCTTCGTCGCCCAACCGCAGATCCCGCCGCGCAACGTCAACTGGTCGTCCAGTGGCAAATGGGTCCATCTCGCCAAGGTCGGCTTCGAGAAATATTTCCTGCGCAAGGTCCGCAGGGGCGAGAGCGAGCCCTTCTACGAGAAGCTGGCCCTACATGTGATGGGCATCCGCAAGCTTCGCTTCTGA
- a CDS encoding DUF2892 domain-containing protein encodes MNIDRAVLMFAGFVVLLGVTLALTVHPWWIALTILAGANMIQAGITGFCPAAMIFKAMGVRPGNAFR; translated from the coding sequence ATGAATATCGATCGCGCTGTCCTGATGTTCGCCGGCTTCGTCGTGCTGCTCGGTGTCACCTTGGCGCTGACAGTCCACCCGTGGTGGATAGCCCTTACGATCTTAGCCGGCGCCAACATGATCCAGGCAGGCATTACCGGTTTCTGTCCGGCAGCGATGATCTTCAAGGCCATGGGCGTGCGCCCGGGAAATGCTTTCAGATGA